One Thiocapsa bogorovii DNA segment encodes these proteins:
- a CDS encoding DsbC family protein has translation MRQNLDSPFDETPGRIARHLAASLAALGLAAASSLANPGMAEPLPRASIARMAQLPSGGLQAVETTDGELLFFSENGRYVLRGSAVDLWHGAKLTAFDQTQRLAGRIDLARLKLDVADLGAIDFGEGPEVVVFVDPFCPHCSALYADLAPLRATYRFRLVPIPVLGEPSQRAVLALACLSGSAPEQARDALLGGLTADLTEPAAGCGESVAQRTLIAAQILGIRGTPFLIAPDGRLHQGRPADLAAWLAAVEERGE, from the coding sequence ATGCGACAGAACCTCGATTCACCCTTCGACGAGACACCCGGGCGTATTGCCCGACACCTCGCTGCCTCGCTGGCCGCCCTCGGGCTGGCGGCGGCGTCGTCGCTCGCGAACCCCGGCATGGCCGAGCCGTTGCCGAGGGCCTCGATCGCGCGCATGGCCCAGCTGCCGTCCGGCGGGCTGCAGGCGGTGGAGACCACCGACGGGGAGCTGCTGTTCTTCTCCGAGAACGGACGCTACGTGCTGCGCGGCAGTGCCGTGGATCTCTGGCACGGGGCCAAGCTCACCGCGTTCGATCAGACCCAACGCCTCGCCGGGCGCATCGATCTGGCGCGACTGAAGCTCGACGTGGCCGATCTGGGGGCGATCGACTTCGGCGAAGGCCCTGAGGTGGTGGTGTTCGTCGATCCCTTCTGCCCCCACTGCAGCGCACTCTACGCCGACCTGGCGCCGCTGCGCGCGACCTATCGCTTCCGGCTCGTCCCGATTCCGGTTCTGGGCGAGCCCTCGCAGCGCGCCGTGCTCGCGCTGGCGTGCCTGTCCGGATCCGCTCCCGAGCAGGCGCGCGACGCGCTGCTCGGCGGGCTGACGGCGGATCTCACGGAGCCCGCGGCGGGATGCGGCGAGTCGGTTGCCCAACGCACCCTGATCGCGGCCCAAATCCTCGGGATTCGCGGGACGCCGTTCCTGATCGCGCCGGACGGGCGCCTGCATCAAGGCCGCCCCGCCGACCTGGCAGCCTGGCTCGCCGCAGTCGAGGAGCGCGGCGAATGA
- a CDS encoding DUF485 domain-containing protein: protein MKQHTVDAITAHPRYRELIGARKRFAWTLTAAILIIYYGFILVIAFEPAWLAVPVAEGWTMTVGMPVGILIILSAFILTGVYVARANGQFDRLTKEIQEDFE from the coding sequence ATGAAGCAACACACGGTCGATGCCATCACGGCACATCCGCGTTATCGGGAGCTGATCGGCGCGCGTAAGCGCTTCGCTTGGACCCTGACCGCCGCCATCCTAATCATCTATTACGGCTTCATTCTCGTCATCGCCTTCGAGCCGGCATGGCTGGCCGTTCCCGTCGCCGAAGGCTGGACCATGACCGTCGGCATGCCGGTCGGCATCCTGATCATTTTGAGCGCCTTCATCCTCACGGGCGTCTACGTGGCCCGCGCGAACGGGCAGTTCGATCGTCTCACCAAAGAGATCCAGGAGGATTTCGAATGA
- the dctP gene encoding TRAP transporter substrate-binding protein DctP, with the protein MLDMAREIYRKFGLVYVAPIQHDANIIHSKKPVNSLADLQGMKIRLPGGMVAEVYQKFGVSTVSLPGSNIFPALEKGTIDAADYVGPAVNWDLGFGQVTKYILFGPPGTMSLYQPVDLMDLTVNARAWDRLTPQMQQFVEEQVHAYSLHHYVTIQKRNMAAMDEFLKSGSEVSRLSGADVIEFRKAAIPIWFEWANKDADAKRVFDLQLNDMKNDIMV; encoded by the coding sequence ATGCTCGACATGGCGCGCGAGATCTACCGCAAGTTCGGCCTGGTCTACGTCGCCCCGATCCAGCACGACGCGAACATCATTCACTCCAAGAAGCCGGTCAATTCGCTGGCGGATCTGCAGGGTATGAAGATCCGCCTGCCGGGCGGCATGGTGGCTGAGGTGTATCAGAAATTCGGGGTTTCCACGGTGTCGCTGCCGGGCTCGAACATCTTCCCGGCGCTTGAGAAGGGCACCATCGATGCGGCGGATTATGTTGGCCCCGCGGTGAACTGGGACCTCGGGTTCGGCCAGGTGACCAAGTACATCCTGTTCGGCCCTCCGGGCACCATGTCCCTCTACCAGCCGGTCGACCTGATGGATCTCACGGTCAACGCCCGTGCCTGGGATCGGCTGACGCCGCAAATGCAGCAGTTCGTCGAGGAACAGGTCCACGCCTATTCGCTGCATCACTACGTCACCATCCAGAAGCGCAACATGGCCGCGATGGACGAGTTCCTGAAGAGCGGCAGCGAGGTCTCGCGCTTGAGCGGCGCGGACGTGATCGAGTTCCGCAAGGCGGCCATCCCGATCTGGTTCGAATGGGCCAACAAGGATGCGGATGCCAAGCGGGTGTTCGACTTGCAGCTCAACGACATGAAGAACGACATCATGGTGTAA
- a CDS encoding rhodanese-like domain-containing protein — protein sequence MPKQTTTTMLLIVLASTLAGSVLAADNRISADLESVDVIHNGQTVTIQRGHDRDATLPAMFQKTDRGCPPFCVQPIVALPGIGTIGELEVLDYLRRKSQGDDSILVVDSRTPDWVMRGTIPGAINIPWNRISSDAAGTFETPEQADAFRQILADEFDGTYDAESDSWDFTDAKTLVLFCNGLWCGQSTENIKTLVDLGYPLHKLKWYRGGMQDWVSVGLTTVKP from the coding sequence ATGCCGAAACAGACCACCACAACGATGCTCTTGATCGTCCTCGCGAGCACCCTAGCTGGCTCCGTGCTCGCTGCCGACAATCGGATCTCGGCCGACCTCGAGAGCGTGGATGTCATCCACAACGGCCAAACCGTGACCATTCAGCGCGGGCATGACCGTGACGCAACACTTCCCGCGATGTTCCAAAAGACCGATCGCGGCTGCCCGCCCTTCTGCGTCCAGCCCATCGTCGCCCTTCCCGGCATCGGTACCATCGGCGAATTGGAAGTTTTGGACTATTTGCGCCGCAAGTCCCAAGGTGACGACAGCATCCTGGTCGTCGACTCGCGTACACCCGATTGGGTCATGCGCGGGACGATCCCGGGCGCGATCAACATTCCCTGGAACAGGATCAGCTCAGATGCCGCCGGGACCTTCGAAACGCCCGAGCAAGCGGATGCCTTCCGGCAGATCCTTGCGGACGAGTTCGACGGCACCTACGACGCCGAAAGCGATTCGTGGGATTTCACCGACGCGAAGACCCTCGTGCTCTTCTGCAACGGCCTTTGGTGCGGACAGTCCACCGAAAACATCAAGACCCTCGTCGATCTCGGCTACCCACTTCATAAGCTCAAGTGGTATCGCGGCGGCATGCAGGATTGGGTCAGTGTCGGCCTGACAACCGTCAAGCCCTGA
- a CDS encoding tyrosine-type recombinase/integrase gives MPRKRKQDQDGLYRRSDSQKWWASYTDASGQRVRCSTGTSDRQEADALLAKWKLETHRQRQWGEQPKRSFEELMVVYLNATARHKRSAETDKYRVIALRGHFSGRIMQELGPADVRGYVERRREQGVSDTTINRDLALLSAAIGYANVELEWMLPNPVAGRKLAEPEGRVRWITREESVALIAAAGRAPRAPFMADLITVALYTGCRRGELLGLDWARVDLKQNLIHLEGRHTKSGKRRSVPLCETARAAILRRARFRAEHCPDSQWVFAYRDGHQAKDIRGAFYSACRAANLADFTFHDLRHTCAAWLVTGGAPLAEIRDLLGHSTIMMTERYAHLAPENLRTTVGRLDMSRFSHAPDEATELARIG, from the coding sequence ATGCCTAGAAAGCGTAAGCAAGACCAAGATGGCCTCTATCGTCGCTCCGACTCCCAGAAGTGGTGGGCGTCCTACACCGACGCGAGCGGCCAGCGAGTTAGATGCTCTACTGGAACGAGCGACCGGCAGGAAGCCGACGCACTCCTTGCGAAATGGAAGCTCGAAACTCACCGCCAGCGACAATGGGGCGAACAACCCAAGCGCAGCTTCGAAGAGTTGATGGTCGTCTATCTGAACGCAACGGCCAGGCACAAGCGCAGCGCCGAGACGGACAAGTATCGCGTGATCGCGTTGCGCGGGCACTTCAGCGGCAGAATCATGCAGGAGCTCGGACCGGCGGATGTGCGCGGGTATGTGGAGCGCAGACGGGAGCAGGGAGTCAGCGACACGACGATCAATCGGGACTTGGCGCTACTGTCGGCGGCGATCGGGTACGCCAACGTCGAGCTTGAGTGGATGCTGCCGAATCCCGTCGCGGGTCGCAAGCTGGCCGAACCGGAGGGGCGGGTGCGCTGGATTACCCGCGAGGAGTCGGTTGCCTTGATCGCGGCTGCAGGGAGAGCCCCGCGAGCCCCGTTCATGGCGGATCTCATCACGGTTGCTCTTTATACGGGATGTCGGCGAGGGGAATTGCTCGGTCTCGATTGGGCCCGCGTGGATCTCAAGCAGAATCTGATCCACCTTGAAGGACGCCATACCAAGTCGGGTAAGCGACGCAGCGTCCCACTGTGCGAAACCGCACGCGCGGCGATTCTGCGCCGTGCTCGGTTTCGCGCCGAGCATTGCCCCGACAGCCAGTGGGTGTTTGCGTATCGTGACGGCCATCAGGCGAAGGATATTCGCGGTGCTTTCTACTCCGCCTGCCGGGCGGCAAACCTTGCCGACTTTACCTTCCATGACCTACGCCACACTTGCGCGGCTTGGCTGGTGACCGGTGGTGCACCGCTCGCCGAGATCCGGGATCTGTTGGGACACAGCACGATCATGATGACCGAACGTTACGCCCACCTCGCCCCGGAAAATCTCAGGACGACCGTCGGCAGGCTCGATATGTCACGTTTTAGTCACGCTCCGGACGAAGCTACCGAATTGGCGCGGATCGGATGA
- a CDS encoding TraV family lipoprotein, whose protein sequence is MTSRLTLPLMLSALAALSGCATRAPVPEPVAAKDQRPAEYQPKRAAASAMQAWIAPWEDATGDLYPPSTVYIEVLREHWHYDGTAHGRLTVLRPLQVQPRSPAPSGPPVMPPDAVGADPAHAPVHLPREQKRGA, encoded by the coding sequence ATGACCTCACGCCTCACGCTGCCGCTCATGCTCTCGGCGCTCGCCGCCCTGAGCGGCTGTGCCACCCGAGCGCCCGTCCCGGAACCGGTGGCGGCCAAAGACCAACGCCCCGCCGAGTATCAACCCAAACGCGCCGCCGCCTCGGCGATGCAGGCCTGGATCGCCCCCTGGGAGGATGCGACCGGCGATCTGTATCCGCCTTCCACGGTGTACATCGAGGTGCTGCGCGAGCACTGGCACTACGACGGCACTGCGCACGGGCGCTTGACCGTGCTGCGGCCGTTGCAGGTGCAGCCGCGATCGCCCGCGCCGAGCGGTCCGCCGGTCATGCCCCCGGATGCTGTCGGGGCGGATCCGGCACACGCACCGGTGCACCTGCCGCGGGAGCAGAAGCGCGGCGCCTGA
- a CDS encoding aminotransferase class V-fold PLP-dependent enzyme: MQPLYFDTAATTAVNPNVIEDMIDVLRNVPGNPSSTNHPQGREAAQRLEAARAAVAAELGCDADEIVFTAGATEANNLALRGIALAHRAQGRHVVTSAIEHKAVLACCRGLESDAVETTYVKPNRGGWVTPEPILAALRPDTLVVSLMHTNNETGVMQPIAEAGGRPYPARGRLTDTLDIHVL; encoded by the coding sequence ATGCAGCCGCTCTATTTCGATACCGCCGCGACCACCGCGGTCAATCCGAACGTCATCGAGGACATGATCGATGTCCTGCGCAACGTCCCAGGGAATCCCTCCTCGACAAACCACCCGCAAGGCCGGGAGGCGGCGCAACGTCTCGAGGCCGCGCGCGCAGCGGTCGCTGCGGAGCTCGGATGTGATGCGGATGAGATCGTTTTCACGGCCGGTGCGACGGAGGCGAACAACCTCGCGCTGCGTGGTATCGCCTTGGCCCATCGCGCGCAGGGGCGACACGTCGTCACCTCCGCGATCGAGCACAAGGCCGTGCTCGCATGTTGTCGAGGTCTGGAATCCGACGCTGTGGAAACCACCTATGTGAAGCCGAACCGCGGCGGCTGGGTGACACCCGAGCCCATCCTCGCGGCACTGCGGCCCGATACCCTCGTGGTTTCGCTGATGCACACCAACAACGAGACAGGCGTCATGCAGCCGATCGCCGAGGCAGGCGGTCGGCCTTATCCTGCGCGCGGGCGATTGACAGACACCCTTGATATACACGTGCTGTAG
- the soxX gene encoding sulfur oxidation c-type cytochrome SoxX: MLSQRPIRASAIALGLGLSTLAVVAAATDMPQLDLNGDAAAGKAVAEDRGKGNCIACHMIVGAESPGAIGPALIAMQTRYPTKEALARQIWDATVKTPEAAMPPFGKHEILTNQEFVDVVEYVWTL, translated from the coding sequence ATGCTGTCCCAACGCCCGATCCGAGCGAGCGCTATCGCTCTTGGCCTTGGATTATCCACACTCGCCGTCGTCGCAGCAGCGACCGACATGCCTCAACTCGATCTCAACGGTGATGCCGCTGCGGGCAAAGCCGTTGCCGAGGACCGCGGCAAAGGCAACTGTATCGCCTGTCACATGATCGTCGGCGCCGAAAGCCCCGGTGCCATCGGTCCCGCCTTGATCGCGATGCAGACTCGTTACCCGACGAAGGAAGCCCTCGCCCGTCAGATCTGGGACGCGACCGTCAAGACCCCCGAGGCCGCCATGCCGCCGTTCGGCAAGCACGAGATCCTGACCAATCAGGAATTCGTCGACGTCGTCGAGTACGTCTGGACACTCTAA
- a CDS encoding cation acetate symporter, which produces MTRLGMWGVLAALLVPFGLAAAPALTGTVVQSSVNVTAIVMFVIFVGATLGITYWASKRTRTASDFYTAGGGITGMQNGLAIAGDFMSAASFLGISGLVFASGYDGLIYSIGFLVGWPVIMFLMAEQIRNLGKFTFADVTSYRFGQTQIRTMAAISSLVVVAFYLIAQMVGAGKLIQLLFGLDYWIAVVSVGLLMMTYVIFGGMTATTWVQIIKAVLLLSGATFMAVAALAAFDFSPEEMFRQAVEVSPKGDAIMGPGSLVKDPINAISLGLALMFGTAGLPHILMRFFTVPNAKEARKSVFYATGFIGYFYILTFIIGFAAIVLLSQNPQFFKPEALAADGSVIRDQLISGLSGGTNMVAINLAEAVGGNLFLGFISAVAFATILAVVAGLTLAGASAISHDLYANVIARGRSNETTEIRVSRIATLCLGVLAIGLGIAFESQNVAFMVGLAFAIAASANFPVLVASIFWGKMTTRGAMIGGFAGLFSAVGLTIVSKAVWGDVLGFTAVNADGVAVPVGLIPLDNPAIISIPIAFFCIWLFSILDNSERAKIDRAAYFAQRIRCETGIGAEGAASH; this is translated from the coding sequence ATGACACGTCTCGGAATGTGGGGCGTGCTTGCCGCCCTCTTAGTGCCCTTCGGGCTGGCCGCCGCCCCCGCCTTGACCGGAACGGTCGTTCAGAGCAGCGTGAACGTGACGGCGATCGTCATGTTTGTCATCTTCGTGGGCGCGACCCTGGGTATCACCTATTGGGCGTCCAAGCGGACCCGCACCGCGAGTGACTTCTACACCGCCGGTGGCGGCATTACCGGCATGCAGAACGGCCTGGCCATCGCCGGCGACTTCATGTCCGCCGCATCTTTCCTGGGTATTTCCGGCCTGGTGTTTGCCTCCGGTTACGACGGCCTGATCTATTCCATCGGCTTCCTGGTCGGCTGGCCGGTGATCATGTTCCTCATGGCCGAGCAGATCCGCAACCTCGGCAAATTCACCTTTGCCGACGTCACCTCGTACCGCTTCGGTCAGACCCAGATCCGCACCATGGCGGCCATCTCGTCGTTGGTCGTCGTCGCCTTCTACCTGATCGCTCAGATGGTCGGTGCAGGCAAGCTGATTCAGTTGCTGTTCGGGCTGGACTATTGGATCGCGGTGGTGTCCGTCGGGCTCCTGATGATGACCTACGTCATCTTCGGCGGCATGACCGCCACGACCTGGGTGCAGATCATCAAGGCCGTCTTGCTGCTGTCGGGCGCGACCTTCATGGCCGTAGCTGCACTTGCCGCCTTCGACTTCTCCCCGGAGGAGATGTTCAGACAGGCCGTGGAGGTCAGTCCCAAGGGCGACGCCATCATGGGCCCCGGCTCTCTGGTGAAGGATCCGATCAACGCGATCTCATTGGGGCTGGCCCTCATGTTCGGGACCGCCGGTCTGCCGCACATCCTGATGCGGTTCTTCACCGTCCCGAATGCCAAAGAGGCCCGCAAGTCGGTCTTCTACGCCACGGGCTTCATCGGCTACTTCTACATCCTGACCTTCATCATCGGCTTCGCCGCGATCGTACTGCTGTCGCAGAATCCGCAGTTCTTCAAACCCGAAGCGCTCGCGGCAGACGGCTCGGTCATTCGGGATCAGTTGATCAGCGGACTGTCGGGCGGCACCAACATGGTTGCCATCAACCTGGCCGAAGCGGTCGGCGGAAATCTCTTCCTCGGCTTCATCTCGGCGGTTGCCTTCGCGACCATCCTCGCCGTAGTCGCGGGTCTCACCCTGGCCGGCGCGTCGGCGATCTCGCATGACCTCTACGCCAACGTCATCGCGCGCGGTCGCAGCAACGAGACGACCGAGATCCGCGTCTCGCGTATCGCAACTCTATGCCTCGGCGTGCTCGCGATCGGTCTGGGCATCGCGTTCGAATCCCAGAACGTGGCCTTCATGGTCGGTCTGGCCTTCGCGATTGCGGCGAGCGCAAACTTCCCCGTGCTCGTAGCCTCGATCTTCTGGGGCAAGATGACGACGCGCGGTGCGATGATCGGCGGTTTCGCCGGGCTCTTCAGCGCGGTCGGCCTCACGATCGTCTCCAAGGCGGTGTGGGGCGACGTACTCGGCTTCACGGCGGTCAATGCAGATGGTGTTGCCGTTCCGGTCGGGCTGATCCCGCTCGACAATCCGGCGATCATCTCGATCCCGATCGCCTTCTTCTGCATCTGGCTCTTCTCGATCCTCGACAACTCCGAGCGAGCCAAGATCGATCGGGCGGCCTACTTCGCCCAGCGGATCCGATGCGAAACCGGCATCGGTGCGGAGGGTGCGGCAAGCCACTGA
- the traA gene encoding TraA family conjugative transfer protein: MLSPPPLSGRDRRTLLFTGIAATLVVVAISATATAGTTGTEFSALYTLLTGWMSGSLGRVVAVIFIIIGVIAGAARQSIMGFVLGIAAGVGMFLAPAIVDGVVTATLPVL; encoded by the coding sequence ATGTTGTCCCCGCCCCCGTTGTCCGGCCGCGACCGCCGGACCCTCCTGTTCACGGGCATCGCCGCGACGCTCGTTGTCGTGGCGATCTCCGCGACCGCCACGGCCGGAACCACCGGCACCGAGTTCTCGGCCCTCTACACCCTGCTCACCGGCTGGATGAGCGGTTCTCTGGGTCGTGTGGTGGCCGTGATCTTCATCATCATCGGCGTCATCGCCGGTGCCGCACGCCAGTCGATCATGGGCTTCGTCCTGGGGATCGCCGCCGGTGTGGGCATGTTCCTGGCCCCGGCGATCGTCGACGGCGTCGTCACCGCCACCCTGCCCGTCCTCTGA
- the soxB gene encoding thiosulfohydrolase SoxB: protein MSLSRREFMRLMGIAGAAGMFPSSVFAAKRMPADLYEVPKFGNVTLLHITDTHAQLNPVYFREPNVNLGIGPAFGQAPHVVGEAFLKHFGVDPGGIEAHAFTFLDFDAGAEKYGAVGGFAHLKTLVDRVRAERGDGNSLLLDGGDTWQGSGTAYWTRGMDMVGACNLLGVDVMTGHWEFTYLDEEVIKNIAEFKGDFVAQNVKVREEALFDYRFADFPGFDEDLGRAFKPYTIKEVGGVKVAVVGQAFPYTPIANPQRFMPDWTFGIDDSSMQEVVDRVREDEKPDLVVVISHNGMDVDLKMASRVTGIDVIFGGHTHDGMPAPTIVENASGKTLVTNAGSNGKFLGVMDMEVKDGKLQDYRYRLLPVFSNLLAPDAEMVEYIAGVRAPYKAQLEEELATAEETLFRRGNFNGTFDQVICDALRKVNDAQISLSPGFRWGTTVLPGQKITMDNVMDQTCITYPETYRREMTGADIKLILEDVCDNLFNPDPYVQQGGDMVRLGGLDYVCDPTASMGERILDMALDDGTKIEADKTYVVAGWATVGSQSPGEPIWETVATYLRDIKTVKIEKLNTPKLKNVTGNPGIADYPFM, encoded by the coding sequence ATGTCACTATCAAGAAGAGAATTCATGCGACTCATGGGAATCGCCGGCGCTGCCGGGATGTTCCCCTCGTCGGTCTTCGCGGCAAAGCGGATGCCGGCGGACCTCTACGAGGTGCCGAAGTTCGGCAACGTGACCCTCCTGCATATCACCGATACGCACGCCCAGTTGAACCCTGTGTACTTCCGCGAGCCGAACGTCAACCTCGGTATCGGCCCGGCCTTCGGGCAGGCACCGCATGTGGTGGGCGAGGCGTTTCTGAAGCACTTCGGAGTGGATCCCGGCGGCATCGAAGCGCATGCCTTCACCTTCCTCGATTTCGACGCCGGTGCGGAGAAATACGGCGCGGTCGGTGGCTTTGCACATCTCAAGACGTTGGTCGATCGAGTCCGTGCCGAGCGCGGCGACGGCAACAGTCTGCTGCTCGACGGCGGCGACACCTGGCAGGGTTCGGGGACCGCCTACTGGACCCGTGGTATGGACATGGTCGGCGCATGTAACCTGCTCGGCGTCGATGTCATGACGGGTCACTGGGAGTTCACCTATCTCGACGAGGAGGTGATCAAGAACATCGCCGAGTTTAAGGGCGATTTCGTGGCCCAGAACGTCAAGGTGCGCGAAGAGGCGCTCTTCGACTACCGCTTCGCCGATTTCCCGGGTTTCGACGAGGATCTGGGGCGCGCCTTCAAGCCCTACACGATCAAAGAGGTCGGCGGGGTCAAGGTCGCCGTGGTCGGGCAGGCCTTCCCGTACACGCCGATCGCGAACCCGCAACGCTTCATGCCGGACTGGACCTTCGGAATCGACGACAGCTCGATGCAGGAGGTCGTCGACCGGGTGCGTGAGGACGAGAAGCCGGATCTGGTTGTCGTCATCTCGCACAACGGGATGGACGTCGACCTCAAGATGGCCTCGCGCGTAACCGGGATCGACGTCATCTTCGGCGGTCACACCCACGACGGGATGCCGGCGCCGACCATCGTCGAGAACGCCTCGGGCAAGACCCTGGTGACCAACGCCGGCTCCAACGGCAAGTTCCTCGGCGTCATGGACATGGAGGTCAAGGACGGCAAGCTGCAGGATTACCGCTATCGCCTGCTGCCGGTGTTTTCCAATCTGCTCGCCCCGGACGCGGAGATGGTCGAGTACATCGCGGGCGTGCGTGCACCCTATAAGGCACAGCTGGAAGAGGAGCTGGCGACCGCCGAGGAGACGCTTTTCCGCCGCGGCAACTTCAACGGTACCTTCGACCAGGTCATCTGCGACGCGCTGCGCAAGGTCAACGACGCCCAGATCAGTCTCTCGCCGGGCTTCCGATGGGGTACGACGGTACTGCCCGGTCAGAAGATCACCATGGACAACGTCATGGATCAGACCTGCATTACCTACCCGGAGACTTACCGACGCGAGATGACCGGCGCCGACATCAAGCTGATCCTCGAGGACGTCTGCGACAACCTCTTCAACCCGGATCCCTACGTCCAGCAGGGCGGCGACATGGTGCGGCTCGGCGGGCTGGATTATGTCTGCGATCCGACCGCATCGATGGGCGAGCGTATCCTGGACATGGCGCTTGACGACGGCACCAAGATCGAGGCCGACAAGACCTATGTGGTCGCCGGTTGGGCGACGGTCGGCAGTCAATCGCCGGGCGAGCCCATCTGGGAGACGGTCGCGACTTATCTGCGCGATATCAAGACGGTCAAGATCGAGAAGCTCAACACGCCTAAGCTCAAGAACGTCACAGGCAATCCGGGTATCGCGGATTACCCGTTCATGTAA
- the soxA gene encoding sulfur oxidation c-type cytochrome SoxA, whose translation MSKLLLSFTAVGLAYSLAAPALASTPEEDKATFQAYFTERFPTVPVQEFANGVYSIDAVGRENWEAIEEFPPYENALTNGEEMWNTPFANGKTYADCFPEGPAIVGKYPYWDKDRGMVITLPLAINECLEANGEKPLDYSKGPMADITAYMAYESRGQVTNVEIPEDDPRALAAYEAGKEFYFARRGQFNFSCSHCHFGNSGTTLRTEILSPAYGHTTHWPVYRSKWGEMGTLHRRYKGCNEQVRAAAFPMQGDEYRNLEYFMTYMNNGLELNGPRARK comes from the coding sequence ATGTCAAAGCTATTGCTGTCGTTCACCGCTGTCGGTCTTGCTTACTCGCTCGCCGCCCCGGCCCTCGCATCGACACCCGAGGAAGACAAGGCGACTTTCCAAGCCTATTTCACCGAGCGTTTCCCGACCGTACCCGTGCAGGAGTTCGCCAACGGTGTCTATTCCATCGATGCAGTCGGGCGCGAGAACTGGGAGGCGATCGAGGAATTCCCCCCTTACGAGAACGCACTGACCAACGGCGAGGAGATGTGGAACACGCCGTTCGCCAACGGCAAGACCTACGCGGACTGCTTCCCGGAAGGCCCTGCGATTGTCGGCAAGTATCCTTACTGGGATAAGGATCGCGGGATGGTCATCACCCTGCCGCTCGCCATCAACGAGTGCCTCGAGGCCAATGGTGAGAAGCCGCTGGACTACTCAAAGGGTCCGATGGCGGACATCACGGCCTACATGGCCTACGAGTCCCGTGGTCAAGTCACGAACGTGGAGATACCGGAGGACGATCCCCGTGCGCTGGCGGCCTACGAGGCGGGTAAAGAGTTCTACTTCGCACGGCGCGGCCAGTTCAACTTCTCGTGCAGCCATTGCCACTTCGGTAACTCGGGAACGACGCTGCGCACCGAGATACTGAGCCCCGCCTACGGACACACCACGCACTGGCCGGTGTATCGCTCCAAGTGGGGCGAGATGGGCACGCTGCACCGCCGCTACAAAGGCTGCAACGAGCAGGTTCGGGCGGCAGCATTCCCTATGCAGGGCGATGAATATCGCAACCTTGAGTATTTCATGACCTACATGAATAACGGGCTGGAGCTCAACGGGCCCAGGGCACGGAAATAA
- a CDS encoding RRXRR domain-containing protein encodes MSRSRTAPVQVRSPSGKPLSDCARRRAREMVRRGRATWISTQPPIIQLTEKLS; translated from the coding sequence ATGAGCCGATCCCGCACCGCCCCGGTCCAAGTGCGCTCGCCCTCCGGCAAACCCTTGAGCGACTGCGCCCGCCGCCGCGCCCGGGAGATGGTCCGCCGCGGCCGCGCGACCTGGATCTCGACGCAGCCCCCGATCATCCAACTGACCGAGAAGCTCTCATGA